In one Bacillus sp. Marseille-P3661 genomic region, the following are encoded:
- a CDS encoding group II intron maturase-specific domain-containing protein, whose product MFNSNIRGWNNYYGKFYKSERYSALRHINKALK is encoded by the coding sequence ATGTTCAACTCTAATATTCGAGGCTGGAATAATTACTATGGAAAGTTCTACAAATCTGAAAGGTATTCTGCCTTAAGGCATATTAACAAAGCCTTAAAGTAA
- a CDS encoding YheC/YheD family endospore coat-associated protein → MTSIGMLHYRKHPDSIMKAYACAAVAKMEGVHFFFFSPGKVNFEKETILGYVFEEGTWREKDQPFPDVIFNATPMKTPFQKEVYRRLKKKIPFTSYPIGNKMKVFKIISTISEFSHFLIPSMKVKDCKQVLQQITDNQRVVMKPLKGNQGKQVFFIEKNNNLFEVIEGENTKTLDENMFNNFIDQLINEKSFLVQPYISCKTKNGFPYDFRIHVQKNGTGQWGITLIYPRIGSKAGIISNISQGGYIAKLESFLEKEFGIEGYDIQQSLEQFAIRFSEHFDKMYKKPLDELGIDIGIDENKKLWIYEVNWRPGYIYRELEAAMNTIPYAVYLASENQG, encoded by the coding sequence ATGACTTCAATTGGTATGTTACATTATCGAAAACATCCTGATTCAATTATGAAAGCTTATGCTTGTGCAGCAGTCGCAAAAATGGAAGGAGTTCATTTTTTCTTTTTTTCACCAGGAAAGGTAAATTTCGAAAAAGAAACAATACTGGGCTATGTTTTTGAAGAAGGAACCTGGCGGGAGAAGGATCAACCGTTTCCGGATGTAATCTTTAACGCCACACCAATGAAAACACCATTTCAAAAAGAAGTATATAGACGCCTGAAAAAAAAGATACCTTTTACAAGCTACCCTATTGGCAATAAAATGAAAGTATTTAAAATAATTAGCACGATTTCGGAGTTCTCCCACTTTTTAATTCCGTCTATGAAGGTTAAAGATTGTAAGCAAGTTTTGCAACAAATAACTGATAATCAAAGAGTAGTGATGAAACCACTTAAAGGTAATCAAGGCAAACAGGTTTTTTTTATAGAGAAGAACAATAATTTGTTTGAAGTAATCGAAGGCGAAAATACAAAAACTTTAGACGAAAATATGTTCAATAATTTTATAGACCAATTAATTAATGAAAAATCATTTTTAGTTCAACCGTATATCTCTTGTAAAACAAAGAATGGATTTCCTTATGATTTTCGAATTCATGTGCAAAAAAATGGAACGGGCCAATGGGGAATAACTCTTATCTATCCTAGGATTGGATCCAAAGCAGGGATCATTAGCAACATAAGTCAGGGAGGGTATATTGCTAAACTTGAAAGTTTTTTAGAAAAGGAGTTTGGTATCGAAGGTTATGATATTCAGCAAAGTTTGGAACAATTTGCTATCCGCTTTTCAGAACACTTTGACAAAATGTATAAAAAACCATTAGATGAATTAGGAATTGATATAGGGATTGACGAAAATAAAAAGCTTTGGATTTACGAAGTGAATTGGCGTCCAGGTTATATATATCGAGAACTTGAAGCTGCTATGAATACAATTCCATATGCTGTTTACCTTGCATCCGAAAATCAAGGCTAA
- a CDS encoding YheC/YheD family endospore coat-associated protein, producing MTNVLAIVSIHDEQNVIAFHPEQKNGIELMKVSQGTVQFGQAICKVYYKLDPNIKINEMGISINLINSLKIPTTLEYEIRYDQHQNILKVGPCIGILASKTNGKLKRKLNVLRRYLRQYSEINGCIIVFSLEGIDFNSKKINGFMYKPDTKSWKRGIFLFPAAVLRRRISLSKEKSRAFRSAFGHCYINNKTFNKWEMYQWLSTNETVNCYLPPTLLYQHPMDLIQFISTYNCVYLKPLTGMMGRQIIKVTKKDDSYEVSTSKNKKLHLHSTNELMDYCKQSLIPNKYIIQKALDLTIIEDHMIDFRVVIIKNKVGDWEYVGSIARYGTFKGIVSNYAAGGKLYNPQQLLQLAFNISEEEASNLENQMAIVAIKAAAELEKYDIQFHKYGVDIALDINRQIWLIEMNHRYLSDSVFKLIGQPQKDMTLKLNTMLFAKYIAGFANENG from the coding sequence GTGACTAATGTATTAGCGATCGTATCCATACATGATGAACAAAATGTTATTGCCTTTCATCCGGAACAAAAAAATGGTATTGAATTGATGAAAGTATCTCAAGGTACTGTTCAATTTGGGCAAGCAATATGCAAGGTTTATTACAAACTAGATCCTAATATAAAGATAAATGAAATGGGCATATCAATTAATCTTATTAATAGTCTTAAAATACCAACTACACTAGAATATGAAATACGATACGACCAACATCAAAATATCCTAAAAGTGGGTCCTTGTATTGGAATTCTAGCTTCCAAAACGAATGGAAAGCTTAAAAGAAAACTTAATGTTTTAAGAAGATATTTGAGGCAATACAGTGAAATTAATGGTTGTATAATTGTTTTTTCATTAGAAGGTATTGATTTTAATTCAAAAAAAATCAATGGTTTTATGTACAAACCCGATACTAAGAGTTGGAAAAGGGGGATCTTTTTATTTCCGGCAGCTGTTTTAAGAAGACGAATTTCACTTTCAAAGGAAAAAAGCAGGGCTTTTAGATCAGCTTTTGGGCATTGTTATATCAATAACAAAACTTTCAATAAATGGGAGATGTACCAATGGTTGAGTACAAACGAAACTGTAAATTGTTATTTACCACCAACTCTGCTTTATCAACATCCAATGGACTTAATCCAATTTATAAGTACTTATAACTGTGTTTATTTAAAGCCACTAACAGGGATGATGGGACGACAAATTATAAAGGTAACAAAAAAAGATGATTCTTATGAAGTTAGCACCTCTAAAAATAAAAAGTTACATTTACATTCAACAAATGAATTAATGGATTACTGCAAACAATCGTTAATCCCAAACAAGTATATTATTCAAAAAGCGCTCGATCTTACTATTATTGAAGACCACATGATCGATTTTCGCGTAGTAATAATAAAAAACAAAGTTGGAGATTGGGAATACGTTGGTTCGATCGCACGGTATGGCACCTTTAAGGGAATTGTAAGTAATTACGCAGCTGGAGGGAAATTATATAATCCACAACAATTATTACAGCTTGCTTTTAATATCTCTGAGGAGGAAGCAAGTAATCTTGAAAATCAAATGGCTATTGTAGCCATAAAGGCTGCCGCCGAACTCGAAAAATACGATATTCAATTTCACAAGTATGGGGTTGACATAGCACTCGATATTAATAGACAAATTTGGCTAATTGAAATGAACCATCGGTATCTTAGCGATTCTGTTTTTAAATTAATTGGTCAACCCCAGAAAGATATGACTTTAAAATTAAATACAATGTTATTCGCAAAATATATTGCAGGGTTTGCAAATGAAAATGGATAA
- a CDS encoding reverse transcriptase domain-containing protein, with product MNKTKPYQISKNKVYEAFLRVKANKRVAGIDEESILAYELNLKDNLYKLWNRMSSGSYFPPAVKAVEIPKKTGGTRTLGIPTVGDRVVQMVVKLCLEPLVDSFFHEDSYGYRPGKSAIQVLEVTSLNKRLNECKLELHLTKTKIVYCKDADRKGKNENITFNFLGYTFRPRLSKNRWGKHFVNIPMPSAVNQRDQFDKR from the coding sequence ATGAATAAAACAAAGCCATATCAGATATCTAAGAACAAAGTATATGAAGCCTTTTTGAGAGTTAAAGCAAACAAAAGGGTAGCCGGAATTGATGAAGAATCAATACTAGCGTATGAATTAAACTTAAAAGATAATCTCTACAAACTGTGGAACCGAATGTCTTCGGGAAGTTATTTTCCACCAGCAGTTAAAGCTGTAGAAATACCTAAGAAGACTGGGGGTACTAGAACACTAGGAATACCAACAGTAGGAGATAGAGTTGTACAAATGGTAGTTAAATTATGTTTGGAACCATTAGTGGACTCTTTCTTTCATGAGGACTCCTATGGATATAGACCCGGGAAAAGTGCAATTCAGGTACTAGAAGTCACATCACTAAATAAGAGATTGAACGAATGTAAACTTGAGCTCCATCTAACCAAAACAAAAATTGTATACTGTAAGGATGCAGATAGAAAAGGAAAGAATGAAAACATAACTTTTAATTTTCTAGGGTACACGTTCAGACCAAGGCTCTCAAAAAATAGATGGGGTAAACATTTTGTGAACATCCCCATGCCATCAGCAGTAAATCAAAGAGATCAATTCGACAAAAGGTAA
- a CDS encoding YheC/YheD family endospore coat-associated protein: MRRTFIIEKNDKTRNCITVHPAIVQELQLYNIENPVLKFGTQQTKVIIKTSRQLNENNWLLSTNLINKLHIPLSPTYEITILNNEINIGPFIGILIGNSDEELKKRLPHLLDYVYSYPKINGMIVTFSAEQIQPSKPLINGYFYDHIDKLWKQGKFHYPSAILLRTILTPTRRKLLQKAVGNRIINSHVYNKWECYQAFAPLKEYIPNTYLYSEPTQIFSLLKQYNSLYIKPINSYGGQKICKVLLDDNQDIKLVINKKHSNKTITFNTKDRAIRYFRRLLIKDKWILQEPINMISSNDCLIDFRCIVIKGKNGKWGIAGIIGRYGPPSSIVSNIHAGGRAEMGMKTLMKTLKFTKQESILQLRKISRLALEAVQLLEARGGHFGTTGVDIGMDKNRNLWLIEVNHRFPAHNIALDAGNSKLYYRITKKIMVHLKELAGF, translated from the coding sequence ATGAGAAGGACATTTATTATTGAAAAAAATGATAAGACAAGAAACTGTATAACTGTTCACCCTGCAATTGTACAAGAACTTCAATTATATAACATTGAAAATCCCGTTCTTAAGTTCGGAACCCAGCAAACAAAAGTAATTATAAAAACATCGCGACAATTAAATGAAAACAACTGGCTTTTATCAACCAATCTTATTAATAAACTCCATATTCCCTTAAGCCCTACTTATGAAATTACGATCCTTAATAATGAAATTAATATTGGACCATTTATAGGAATCCTAATTGGAAACTCTGATGAAGAGTTGAAAAAAAGACTCCCACATCTATTAGATTATGTTTATAGTTATCCTAAAATAAATGGCATGATTGTTACATTCTCTGCGGAACAAATTCAACCGTCCAAACCGTTAATCAATGGTTATTTCTACGACCATATTGATAAACTTTGGAAACAAGGAAAATTTCACTATCCATCAGCCATATTACTTCGAACTATATTAACACCAACACGGAGAAAACTCCTTCAAAAAGCAGTTGGAAATCGCATCATCAATAGTCATGTATATAATAAATGGGAATGTTATCAAGCCTTCGCTCCTCTTAAAGAGTATATACCAAATACTTATCTATATAGTGAACCCACTCAAATCTTCAGTTTATTAAAACAATACAACTCTTTATATATTAAACCCATAAACTCATATGGTGGCCAAAAAATCTGTAAAGTTTTATTGGATGATAATCAAGATATTAAACTTGTTATTAACAAAAAACATTCTAATAAAACCATAACTTTCAACACTAAGGATCGAGCGATAAGGTATTTTCGCCGTTTATTAATAAAGGACAAATGGATTTTACAGGAACCCATTAATATGATCTCTTCTAATGATTGTCTTATTGACTTTAGATGTATTGTCATAAAAGGAAAAAATGGGAAATGGGGTATTGCCGGTATTATTGGAAGGTATGGTCCCCCTAGTAGTATTGTAAGCAATATACATGCCGGTGGGCGAGCGGAGATGGGAATGAAGACATTAATGAAAACCCTAAAATTTACTAAGCAGGAATCAATTCTACAATTAAGAAAAATATCACGTCTTGCTCTTGAAGCCGTTCAACTTCTCGAAGCTCGTGGTGGACATTTTGGAACTACCGGTGTTGATATAGGTATGGATAAAAACCGAAATCTATGGTTAATCGAGGTGAATCATCGTTTCCCTGCACATAATATTGCATTAGATGCAGGAAATAGTAAACTATATTACCGCATCACTAAGAAAATCATGGTTCACTTAAAAGAACTTGCTGGATTTTAA
- a CDS encoding YheC/YheD family endospore coat-associated protein, whose product MYIQTLDMSDTIHLHPNIINKYNIISKRLIVQFGVLKHELKVVANDKLSEESIGLPLEFFARVTIPKNIPFDIVMENRVLRIGPVIAFIPTANKRKLTHKTLNSYKNRLVNYDSIRGLFFVAASNSINTKTHTINGYYYNPNGRGPSEWVKGTFPYPNVIYNRVRLRRRLYDSLVSVMGDRIFNSYLFNKEELMEYLSTESTIKDLLPYTERYKSYDQLVTFLDRFNVVYLKPADGSHGRGIFQIEKINDQQLSLKNQNQVKILNNNMETEHTIKNIIQNKSYLIQQGVPTKHNGHHIDFRAYMQKVNSGQWEVQGFVARKAKKGSIVTNLAYVEKLLMGKEALEQLVTIDKSKVTSLEELVKQQCCAACQAIDTYFGHYGDVAIDFIIDKDLRIWVLEINKAYTCKSLKILKEYQLYQKLMVTPIEYAKYLAGF is encoded by the coding sequence ATGTATATACAAACGCTTGATATGAGTGACACGATCCATTTACATCCGAATATAATTAATAAATATAATATAATATCTAAACGATTAATCGTACAATTTGGAGTATTAAAACACGAATTAAAGGTCGTAGCAAATGATAAGTTATCTGAGGAGTCTATTGGACTCCCACTAGAATTCTTTGCAAGAGTTACTATTCCCAAGAATATCCCTTTTGATATCGTGATGGAAAACAGAGTGTTACGGATTGGTCCAGTCATTGCCTTTATACCGACAGCAAATAAGAGGAAATTGACGCATAAAACATTAAATTCGTATAAAAATAGATTAGTAAATTATGATTCGATAAGAGGATTATTTTTTGTTGCTGCTTCAAATAGTATTAATACTAAAACACACACCATTAATGGGTATTACTACAATCCAAATGGGAGAGGCCCATCTGAATGGGTTAAAGGTACCTTTCCTTATCCCAATGTTATTTATAATCGCGTTAGATTGAGAAGAAGACTTTATGACTCACTCGTTTCAGTCATGGGAGATAGAATTTTTAATTCTTATCTGTTTAATAAAGAGGAATTGATGGAATACCTTTCAACAGAGTCGACAATTAAGGATTTGTTACCATATACAGAACGTTATAAAAGCTATGATCAGCTTGTAACTTTTTTAGATCGTTTCAATGTCGTTTATTTAAAACCTGCTGATGGCTCACATGGCAGGGGGATTTTCCAAATAGAGAAGATAAATGATCAACAACTATCATTGAAAAACCAAAACCAAGTAAAGATATTAAACAATAACATGGAAACTGAACATACAATAAAGAATATCATTCAAAATAAAAGCTATCTCATACAGCAAGGAGTACCAACCAAACATAATGGTCATCATATAGATTTCAGAGCATATATGCAAAAAGTTAATTCCGGTCAATGGGAAGTCCAAGGTTTTGTAGCCCGTAAAGCTAAAAAAGGGAGTATAGTCACGAATTTAGCATATGTTGAAAAATTATTAATGGGAAAAGAAGCGTTGGAACAACTTGTAACAATTGATAAATCTAAAGTAACGTCGCTAGAGGAATTAGTCAAGCAGCAGTGTTGTGCAGCGTGTCAAGCGATTGATACGTATTTCGGACATTATGGGGATGTAGCAATTGATTTTATAATTGATAAAGATTTAAGAATTTGGGTGTTAGAAATTAATAAAGCATATACATGTAAAAGTCTAAAAATCCTAAAAGAATACCAATTATATCAAAAGTTAATGGTTACACCTATTGAATATGCTAAATATTTAGCTGGATTTTAA
- a CDS encoding ATP-grasp domain-containing protein — MDTIIIIETTKSGSSRDAIKAINRMGYFTVLITERKQFISQRKEFPEVHQMIYVKKVDKETIQEEVKKVLKQGKKVRGIISFVDPFVSLAANLCNEWCQTKISAEQLEIMEDKIKTREYLKDNSSSPFFGVVERSQSLDNLLKMSNITFPFVVKSPVSKASKDVYLVQNEQEFNKAVKAIRNEYPSQEILFEEYLVGPQYLVEVMVIEGNINIVAIVEQEITKKRKFIVTGYSVCLRMEEKLFNSIFCAVESVINDLGVVNAACHLEMRYVNGIWKLIEINPRISGGAMNSMIEEAYGINLVEQTVLHYLGKQVTLEKKFKTFIYTHYITIESYGRLLKVTGKNRASKMAGVREVYIKPRKGAYMTPPISMGHRYGYVMASGESPEIAKENAQEAAKEIKFYLEPVL; from the coding sequence ATGGATACAATTATAATTATTGAAACGACGAAGTCCGGTTCAAGTAGAGATGCAATAAAAGCTATAAATCGTATGGGGTATTTTACAGTCCTCATAACAGAACGCAAGCAATTCATCTCTCAACGAAAGGAATTTCCTGAGGTTCATCAAATGATCTATGTCAAAAAAGTCGATAAAGAAACTATTCAGGAAGAAGTAAAAAAGGTATTAAAACAGGGGAAAAAGGTTAGAGGAATTATAAGTTTTGTAGATCCGTTTGTTTCATTAGCTGCTAATTTGTGTAATGAGTGGTGTCAAACGAAGATATCAGCTGAGCAATTGGAAATAATGGAAGATAAAATAAAAACACGAGAATATCTAAAAGACAATAGTTCATCCCCATTTTTCGGTGTGGTGGAACGATCACAATCATTAGATAATTTATTAAAAATGAGTAACATTACGTTTCCTTTTGTTGTAAAATCTCCTGTTTCAAAGGCATCCAAAGACGTTTATCTTGTTCAAAATGAACAAGAATTCAATAAAGCTGTAAAAGCAATTAGAAACGAATATCCTAGTCAAGAAATATTATTTGAAGAATACTTAGTTGGTCCACAATACTTAGTTGAAGTTATGGTAATAGAAGGAAATATCAACATTGTAGCTATTGTGGAACAAGAAATAACAAAGAAAAGGAAATTTATTGTGACTGGATACTCAGTATGTCTAAGGATGGAAGAAAAATTATTTAATTCTATTTTTTGTGCTGTAGAATCGGTCATTAATGATCTAGGGGTAGTAAATGCTGCTTGTCATTTAGAAATGAGATATGTAAATGGTATATGGAAATTAATTGAAATTAATCCGCGGATTTCGGGCGGAGCCATGAATAGTATGATTGAAGAGGCCTATGGTATTAATTTAGTTGAGCAGACTGTGTTGCATTATCTTGGCAAACAAGTCACACTCGAGAAAAAATTTAAAACCTTTATTTATACTCATTATATAACGATTGAATCATATGGAAGATTGTTAAAAGTAACAGGTAAAAATAGAGCTTCTAAGATGGCTGGAGTTCGGGAAGTTTATATAAAGCCGCGTAAAGGAGCCTATATGACACCGCCAATTTCAATGGGCCATCGTTATGGTTATGTAATGGCATCTGGTGAATCTCCCGAGATTGCAAAGGAAAACGCACAGGAAGCAGCTAAGGAAATAAAATTTTATTTAGAACCTGTTTTATAG
- a CDS encoding CotY/CotZ family spore coat protein — translation MGNRERDPLGCICFELEQVLYEQNQISGSEFQYVSNPFGMDTIPLILYHSSNCHKPFKASCFNNDNCLTSMFFRIEHLDLDTCCAVFSLLKPVDMDGCQVDCDDLYTLVKTGCCIKVDLSCIFAFTPLPPKIVNRALPIIEPKC, via the coding sequence ATGGGGAATCGAGAGCGGGACCCATTAGGTTGCATTTGTTTTGAACTCGAACAAGTTCTTTATGAACAAAATCAAATTTCTGGTAGTGAATTTCAATATGTATCTAATCCATTTGGTATGGATACGATTCCATTGATTCTTTATCATTCTAGTAATTGTCATAAGCCATTTAAAGCTAGTTGTTTTAATAATGATAATTGTCTTACTTCAATGTTCTTTCGTATCGAACATTTAGATTTAGATACTTGTTGTGCTGTGTTTTCTTTATTAAAGCCTGTTGATATGGATGGCTGTCAAGTTGACTGTGATGATTTATATACATTGGTAAAAACCGGTTGTTGTATTAAAGTGGATTTAAGTTGTATTTTTGCTTTTACCCCTCTCCCACCTAAAATAGTTAACAGAGCGTTGCCAATTATTGAACCAAAATGTTAA
- a CDS encoding CotY/CotZ family spore coat protein, whose amino-acid sequence MCSSCKKHHHRHNHHHHDHHHDHHHDHDNKHDDKNCVCEIVRKIADAQDQIDQGNCCKVSCEKSIQQLLNPAGMHTANTIPFTLDYACNGIFWAEGVVSFKGCFKTICSPYLRVKNFVDGSHCCAIVELLLPTKNGKPFFPDNKKKCNHSDAFDGFVATGACLTIELENFSSIACFPPFNVQQLNFSSRKEFVGM is encoded by the coding sequence ATGTGTTCATCTTGTAAAAAACATCACCATCGCCACAACCACCATCATCATGATCATCATCATGACCATCATCATGATCACGATAACAAGCACGATGATAAAAATTGTGTTTGTGAGATTGTCAGAAAGATTGCAGATGCACAAGATCAAATTGATCAAGGTAATTGTTGCAAGGTTAGTTGTGAGAAATCAATACAACAGCTGCTAAATCCTGCAGGTATGCATACAGCTAACACAATCCCATTTACCTTAGATTATGCATGTAATGGGATATTTTGGGCAGAAGGCGTTGTTTCATTTAAAGGTTGTTTTAAAACAATCTGCAGCCCTTATTTGCGCGTTAAAAATTTTGTAGATGGATCTCATTGCTGTGCTATTGTAGAGTTATTATTACCTACAAAAAATGGTAAACCTTTTTTCCCCGATAACAAGAAAAAATGTAATCATAGTGACGCCTTTGATGGCTTTGTAGCAACTGGTGCATGCTTAACAATTGAACTTGAAAATTTTTCAAGCATTGCATGTTTTCCACCTTTTAACGTGCAACAATTAAACTTCTCATCTCGTAAAGAGTTTGTAGGAATGTAA